A genomic window from Balaenoptera acutorostrata chromosome 20, mBalAcu1.1, whole genome shotgun sequence includes:
- the SDF2 gene encoding stromal cell-derived factor 2 isoform X1, translated as MAVVSLLLFGGLWSAVGSSNLAVVTCGSVVKLLNTRHNVRLHSHDVRYGSGSGQQSVTGVTSVDDSNSYWRIRGKTATVCERGTPIRCGQPIRLTHVNTGRNLHSHHFTSPLSGNQEVSAFGEEGEGDYLDDWTVLCNGPYWVRDGEVRFKHSSTEVLLSVTGEQYGRPISGQKEVHGMAQPSQNNYWKAMEGIFMKPSELLKAEGHHTEL; from the exons ATGGCTGTGGTGTCGCTGCTGTTGTTCGGGGGTTTGTGGAGTGCTGTGGGATCGTCCAATCTGGCTGTCGTTACATGCGGTTCTGTGGTGAAGCTGCTCAATACGCGCCACAACGTGCGACTGCACTCACACGACGTGCGCTACGGGTCAG gTAGTGGGCAGCAGTCAGTGACAGGTGTAACCTCTGTGGATGACAGCAATAGTTACTGGAGGATACGGGGGAAGACGGCCACAGTGTGTGAGAGGGGAACCCCCATCAGATGTGGTCAGCCCATCCGGCTGACACATGTCAACACTGGCCGAAACCTCCACAGTCACCACTTCACCTCACCTCTTTCTGGAAACCAG GAAGTGAGTGCTTTTGGTGAGGAAGGTGAAGGCGATTATCTGGATGACTGGACAGTGCTCTGTAATGGGCCCTACTGGGTGAGGGATGGTGAGGTGCGGTTCAAGCATTCTTCCACTGAGGTTCTGCTGTCTGTCACAGGAGAACAATATGGTCGACCCATCAGTGGGCAAAAAGAGGTGCATGGCATGGCCCAGCCAAGCCAGAACAATTACTGGAAAGCCATGGAAGGTATCTTCATGAAGCCCAGTGAGTTGTTGAAGGCAGAAGGCCACCACACAGAGCTATGA
- the SDF2 gene encoding stromal cell-derived factor 2 isoform X2, which yields MTVMGFDPHLSRVKACFQLLQAGTTQCRRDRHVENYSSGQQSVTGVTSVDDSNSYWRIRGKTATVCERGTPIRCGQPIRLTHVNTGRNLHSHHFTSPLSGNQEVSAFGEEGEGDYLDDWTVLCNGPYWVRDGEVRFKHSSTEVLLSVTGEQYGRPISGQKEVHGMAQPSQNNYWKAMEGIFMKPSELLKAEGHHTEL from the exons ATGACAGTGATGGGGTTCGATCCACATCTGTCCAGGGTCAAAGCCTGCTTTCAGTTACTGCAGGCTGGTACTACTCAGTGCAGGAGAGACAGACATGTAGAAAATTACA gTAGTGGGCAGCAGTCAGTGACAGGTGTAACCTCTGTGGATGACAGCAATAGTTACTGGAGGATACGGGGGAAGACGGCCACAGTGTGTGAGAGGGGAACCCCCATCAGATGTGGTCAGCCCATCCGGCTGACACATGTCAACACTGGCCGAAACCTCCACAGTCACCACTTCACCTCACCTCTTTCTGGAAACCAG GAAGTGAGTGCTTTTGGTGAGGAAGGTGAAGGCGATTATCTGGATGACTGGACAGTGCTCTGTAATGGGCCCTACTGGGTGAGGGATGGTGAGGTGCGGTTCAAGCATTCTTCCACTGAGGTTCTGCTGTCTGTCACAGGAGAACAATATGGTCGACCCATCAGTGGGCAAAAAGAGGTGCATGGCATGGCCCAGCCAAGCCAGAACAATTACTGGAAAGCCATGGAAGGTATCTTCATGAAGCCCAGTGAGTTGTTGAAGGCAGAAGGCCACCACACAGAGCTATGA